One Cynocephalus volans isolate mCynVol1 chromosome 5, mCynVol1.pri, whole genome shotgun sequence DNA window includes the following coding sequences:
- the RSPH9 gene encoding radial spoke head protein 9 homolog isoform X2, whose protein sequence is MDAESLLLSLELASGSGQGLSPDRRASLLTSLTLVKRDYRYDRVLFWGRILGLVADYYIAQGLSADQLAPRKTLYSLNCTEWSLLPPATEEMVVQTSVVKGRFTGDPSHEYEHTELQKVNDGEKVFEEEVVIDKAVAIIPRGALFKTPFGPIHVNRTFEGLSLSESKKLSSYFHFREPIELKNKTLLEKADLDPSLDFMDSLEYDIPKGSWSIQMERGNALVVLRSLLWPGLTFYHAPHTKNYGYIYVGTGEKNIDLPFML, encoded by the exons ATGGATGCGGAGAGCCTCCTGCTGTCTCTGGAGCTGGCGTCCGGCAGTGGGCAGGGCCTCAGTCCGGACCGTCGGGCCTCGCTGCTCACTTCACTTACGCTGGTTAAGCGCGACTACCGCTACGATCGGGTCCTTTTCTGGGGCCGTATCCTCGGCCTCGTCGCCGATTACTACATCGCGCAGGGCCTGAGTGCAGACCAGCTCGCCCCGCGCAAGACGCTCTACAG CCTGAACTGCACAGAGTGGAGCCTCTTGCCTCCTGCCACAGAGGAGATGGTGGTGCAGACGTCTGTGGTGAAGGGCCGCTTCACGGGGGACCCCTCCCATGAATATGAACACACCGAGCTGCAGAAGGTGAACGATGGTGAAAAGGTCTTTGAAGAAGAAGTAGTG ATTGACAAAGCTGTGGCCATCATCCCCCGAGGTGCCCTCTTCAAGACCCCTTTTGGACCCATTCATGTCAATCGGACCTTTGAAG GACTGTCCTTGTCTGAGTCTAAGAAGCTCAGTTCCTACTTCCACTTCAGGGAGCCTATTGAGCTGAAGAATAAGACCTTGCTTGAGAAGGCTGACCTGGACCCCTCCTTGGATTTCATGGACTCCCTGGAATATGACATCCCCAAAG GGTCCTGGAGCATCCAGATGGAGCGGGGCAATGCCTTGGTAGTGCTACGCAGCCTGCTCTGGCCAGGCCTCACCTTCTACCACGCTCCCCATACCAAGAACTATGGCTACATCTACGTAGGTACTGGTGAGAAGAACATAGACTTGCCCTTTATGCTGTAG
- the RSPH9 gene encoding radial spoke head protein 9 homolog isoform X1 — MDAESLLLSLELASGSGQGLSPDRRASLLTSLTLVKRDYRYDRVLFWGRILGLVADYYIAQGLSADQLAPRKTLYSLNCTEWSLLPPATEEMVVQTSVVKGRFTGDPSHEYEHTELQKVNDGEKVFEEEVVVQIKEETRLVSIIDQIDKAVAIIPRGALFKTPFGPIHVNRTFEGLSLSESKKLSSYFHFREPIELKNKTLLEKADLDPSLDFMDSLEYDIPKGSWSIQMERGNALVVLRSLLWPGLTFYHAPHTKNYGYIYVGTGEKNIDLPFML, encoded by the exons ATGGATGCGGAGAGCCTCCTGCTGTCTCTGGAGCTGGCGTCCGGCAGTGGGCAGGGCCTCAGTCCGGACCGTCGGGCCTCGCTGCTCACTTCACTTACGCTGGTTAAGCGCGACTACCGCTACGATCGGGTCCTTTTCTGGGGCCGTATCCTCGGCCTCGTCGCCGATTACTACATCGCGCAGGGCCTGAGTGCAGACCAGCTCGCCCCGCGCAAGACGCTCTACAG CCTGAACTGCACAGAGTGGAGCCTCTTGCCTCCTGCCACAGAGGAGATGGTGGTGCAGACGTCTGTGGTGAAGGGCCGCTTCACGGGGGACCCCTCCCATGAATATGAACACACCGAGCTGCAGAAGGTGAACGATGGTGAAAAGGTCTTTGAAGAAGAAGTAGTG GTCCAGATCAAGGAAGAGACCCGCTTGGTGTCCATCATTGACCAGATTGACAAAGCTGTGGCCATCATCCCCCGAGGTGCCCTCTTCAAGACCCCTTTTGGACCCATTCATGTCAATCGGACCTTTGAAG GACTGTCCTTGTCTGAGTCTAAGAAGCTCAGTTCCTACTTCCACTTCAGGGAGCCTATTGAGCTGAAGAATAAGACCTTGCTTGAGAAGGCTGACCTGGACCCCTCCTTGGATTTCATGGACTCCCTGGAATATGACATCCCCAAAG GGTCCTGGAGCATCCAGATGGAGCGGGGCAATGCCTTGGTAGTGCTACGCAGCCTGCTCTGGCCAGGCCTCACCTTCTACCACGCTCCCCATACCAAGAACTATGGCTACATCTACGTAGGTACTGGTGAGAAGAACATAGACTTGCCCTTTATGCTGTAG